CAATAACATTGACAAATACACGGACTGTCtctgggttcatcaggaagtgcatagaggatgttaTTCTTAGTGACGATTAGAACATACCCTAATcagaaaccatggatagatggcagcattcacgcaaaactttAAGCGTGAACCTCCGCATTTAACCACAGTAACTAGAAACATGGATGATTCCAAACAGTCTCAATTCAACAGCTCACCCGCTGTTGCACTGCACACCTCCCTATCCCACCcggcaagaggaatacctatctGAAATGCTGTTTATCGACTACAACTCAGATTTTAACACCATAGTGCGCTCCATTCTCGTCACTAAGCTCGGGCCTTGGGTCTGAAATGCGCCCTGTTCAACGAGATCCTAGATTTCCTAACGggctgaccccaggtggtgagggtaggcaacaacacttcCACCacactgatcttcaacactggagCCTCCAggggtgtgctcagccccctcctgtgctctctgttcacccattactgcgtggccacgcacaactCCAACTCAAAcgtcaagtttgctgatgacacaacagtggtaggcctgattactgaCCGCAACGAGACTAGAGggagaaaataacctctccctcaacgtcaacaaaaataAGCAGCTTATCGTGTACAACAGCACGCCCCCATCCTCATCGATGGGGCCCATCTCATTGCCACCCTTTTTTTTCCTGTGCATTTAAAGAAAGAGAGCGGATTAATTAGCCCCTTAGCATTGTGACACCACCGTGCCAGTCTTCACAGCTCAGCTCTCTGCCTAGTGCCACTCTGCCTAGCCCACTCACTGCATGCTGCCTGtgaggctgaggagaggagaggtagatggagagagacttACAGCTTGTGGAAAGACTTAAAACCCATTCACATCCACATTAGGAGATGAGTCTGCGATGGAACCCGGTAGCATTACTTGACATTTTAGACATTTCATCCCCAGTAAAAGACAGGACTAGCCACCCTCTAagagtttttttatttatttttacccacGTGTTACGactcccttttggcccgacagtctaggggggatggtaatgagacccgtaacataactcatgcaaattattattgtgacaaagtaaaagtgtgcacgaaataaccacgacagaaatctaccgtcaaactctaggtttatttataaacacacggtaatggggggagcaggaaaaggggctgagctggacccaaggaaagaaacaatatatatacaaaaacacacccctaagctagactagcctactttaacagctaactaactaaccaaaaatagtgggtggtccgcccagttctacctagtgtatttaacaaagttcacctgcgtttagtgtatgcccatgggcgacttgtcttggtttcccctttttcccaccagcaacaaacaaacaccataaccaaaaacaatactcacaggtgatgacaaagtgctttggaggtgcttaaacaaaagagaggttaagacacaaagcgagagtgaaacacagagacctacagacatggcatttacagagagattgagctagagattgaacTGAGCtgtagaacaaacaaatgatggggtttttaaaccatggggaaggaactgtgatcgGATAGGAAGTAGGAGGAGGTGTATcttctgattgattgattgttgactgattggggagtgatggttttcacctgtgaggggagaaggagagaaaagaaacaggatacacacacacagaataactgtatccgtaacactcccacccttaaaagagcaaccctaggggttgcgactacagtatttcaatgaatactcacaacaaagcaacaaccttgcaaaacatacagaaatcattttcacacacgagacaaagcatctgccaacacattatcttaacaaaaactggttacccgattttgtcttcggtaacggtccgacacagtcaaccaccacatgctcgaatggttcacctatgacaggtatgggacaaagaggagcgggaggaataaactgatttggttttcctgttatctgacatgtgtggcatgtccgacagaactgagccacatcttgttttaaacccggccaaaagaaatgtcgaaggatccgatAATAAGTTTTTggtgattcctaaatgaccagaccactggtgatcatgagcaagggataacacattttgtcAAAAGGCTGTAGGAGtcactatttggtaaacagcattccaatctccatccgcgtcagcatgggatttccatttacgcatgaggagattaccatcaatgaagtaagccacgttattcttcacatcttccaatgagacaacactagaaaaacatttagcaagcttgttgtcaaccttttggttagcaatcagctgctcacgagtgactggtaactgtattgcatcagcaataagttcaacgttctttgattctttcctgggctgtttgtcagaggtgatcagcttctcagaggtatcacacaatccatcctcttgatcaacctctttgaacagaacagtgttcgacaaatctatctcgtcacccgcttgtcgtgcctgagcacgagtgacagcacaagcggggaacacatgtggataactctgtgccagctcattcgagagagagtggtcacttttatccaatacgggtactacctttcctccggcaatatcgttacccattataaaggtcacacctttcactggcaacatagggcgtacccccactctgaatattccactgattaactcagagtgTACATTTACAAAGTGCAATGGtacaaaacccatttcaataccctgcactaacacactggaaccacagtatgtatcgtcagataagggcaacacatcagacaatataaacgactgcgccgcaccagtatctctaaggattttaaccggtcgttgagacgcttcgtcattcgttagggacacaaacccctcgaaaatgaatggttcataacGGCAGTCAGGGACTGGGTctttcaaactacagttaccctgaggcacctgttttgttgcagacctcacaaccgtacgaattagagcaacacctgttggtggcttggcacgaagaggcatcccttgtttgcgtttaagcaggaagcaatcattaatcatatgtcctactttatgacaatagaaacatggacgctcattcttctggcgtgcttgatatactactgctggccgactagggctaaaggtaggaaactcagtggctctattctcggtttgagccgaaaacacactcttgtgcgtcaacacaaactcgtctgccaacacagacgcacgcttctgccagacaggatactttgttcgtttaggtaaactacaatgcgtGCGGGTAAGCAATTTTTTAATtcttccaacaagattaactcccggagagagttgaaatcagttaccttactagcagcatgccatttatcaaacagatttcccttgtctctagcaaattccacaagtcttactagaagactttctatgagacctaaatctctgtcggtatgcctcaggcacaagctcataggcacgaagaacagtagctttgaccacttcataattcaaactgtcctccagaggtaacgctgacaaaacctcttgggctttaccagttaatttacactgaagtaataggcaccgtacctcttcaggccatttcaatgctacggctatacgctcaaatacacaaaaataggagtcaacctctgactctctgaacaaaggtactaaggcaatctgcctactaatgtcaaacgtgtttgaggatacagcaggtgaggacggctcacaagcaggcacagtaggaccggaggctagcctcgctgtctgcctccagttccatctggcgcattttgaactccaactgcctttgttctctgtctgcctcaattttacacatctccaaatgccgttgttctcgttctttttctgcctctattttacacatctccaactggagaATCTCTCGCCTAATTTGGgctctcttccacctccagttggaactgtgctaaacagacatccctcctggcatcaccatttgacagtggggagagtggatcaaaacgggacaatgtggctggtgttttagcctctccctcattatcagacaccaatgggcttacaggagcagcaacatcccctacaggggtagtaggctcaggcagcggtaacacaagcacctgctcttccaacaatacatttaatactagccgtttaacctccgccttaactaaactctgcggaattgatactgaataatggtcagccaaggtcattaaatcaactctacgacatttgtcaaaaacctcccacgaagggttatccaaaaaggatctcaaatcaatagtcattttacactacttcacaagtgccaaagaaaatagcaaacactaatgctacttcAGCTATGACGCAAACcactgaactataccactacaacaatctacatgagcggcataggtgtcagttatgacagatcccggatgagcccccacttgttaAGACTCCCTTTTGGCCCAacagtctagggggggatggtaatgagacccgtaacataactcatgcaaattattattgtgacaaagtaaaagtgtgcacgaaataaccacgacaacagaaatctaccgtcaaactctaggtttatttataaacacacgataatggggggagcaggaaaaggggctgagctggacccaaggaaagaaacaataaatatacaaaaacacacccctaagctagactagcctactttaacagctaactaactaaccaaaaatacagtgggtggtccgcccagttctacctagtgtatttaacaaagttcacctacgggtagtgtatgcccatgggcgacttgtcttggtttcccctttttcccaccagcaacaaacaaacaccataaccaaaaacaatactcacaggtgatgacaaagtgctttggaggtgcttaaacaaaagagaggttaagacacaaagcgagcgtgaaacacagagacctacagacatggcatttacagagagattgagctagagattgagctgagctgtagaacaaacaaatgatggggtttttaaaccatggggaaggaactgtgataggataggaagtaggaggaggtgtatcttctgattgatgattgattgttgactgattggggagtgatggttttcacctgtgaggggagaaggagagaaaagaaacacacacaggatacacacacacacaggataactgtatccgtaacaccacGTATTTAATAGAAGGATGTTGTACTAGATATAGTAATTGAATAGAATAACTAAATATAAGAATGTATGGTTTGGATGTTAAAAGATGAGGGTTCACTTTGGTTCAGATAGTGTTTTATAAAGGCATCACTGTGGGACTGCCTGTGTCTCACTATCTGTTGGTGTATCCAAAATGGcactttgggccctggtcaaaagtagtgcactatgtagggaataggtttggGACGTGActgcatgtgtatgtatgtaggttaggctggctggctggggcaGGGAAGGTGACCGGGTTTGAGACCCAGGGCTCAGCCTGAGGAGGGGAGGCTTGGTGAGGTTGCGTACAGAACCTCTGCTCTCCTCAACCCAGATCACAATTGCTGGAGGCaggcccctctctctcatattacaTTATAACTGACTTTTACAGTTGGGGAAAGAAAATGAGTCTCACCGAGTGACAGAAACACGCCATCACCTTAGCacatgctgaacacacacacgaCATACTCACGGGCACCTGAATGCACATGTCAAACACACACCTTATCAGTCTTACACTCCCccaaacacaaacatacacacactcaaactACAGCATCTTCAGACACACTGGGGCATTGTTAAATATAGCCAGTGAGGTGCTTAGTAGCTGTAACAAATGTCTCAGTCAGAGGGCTGAGGGCTCAGTGGTGTTCCAGAGATCAGAGAGACGCTGTGtgattactgtctgttgtcatggACCTGCTCcgctctttctctacctctctcgcactttctctctctttgcctctctctctctgcctcttgcgctccctcattccctccctacccacctccctccctaTTTGACACAGAGGAGAACTATCCCCCTGGCAGACACAGGAGACCAACactgcctcctctccctttctgccTCACTCCTCTTTGTTTTCTCCCACAATGAAATCGGGGAGGGGACTGTGGATCGGTCTCTGTCCGTCCATTCGTTCATACGTTAGTCGCATGCaagatctcgtacaactctgGCCAGATTTCgaaacttgggtgaatgatgtGTCTTACCATCGAGATCCAGAATTTACAAAATTACACTCATTGGCCCAAGGCAGGAGCTATAGTAATCCACTGAAATATGTTAGTCACACGCGATATCTCAATtggcccggggggggggggggggtgctgcatCATTCGTGGGGACGACATATTTGTGATGCCTTGTTTAGTCTGGGAATCAGTAGCAGGCAAAGTAAGTCCTTTCTTCCTTGTCACTCTCTGATTCACATCTCACACACACTTGTTGTTAGCTACAATTTATAATGACCCATTACTGACTGAATGTAAACCTCAACTACGGCACTTCAGAATAGGAACAGAGATTGGAATGTTTTGCTTGCTTCGGGGAATCCAGTCAAGATTAAACTCTCTGTATGCGTCCAAAATGTCAcattattccctatatactgcactacttttgaccaaaagtagtgcactataaagataatagggtgccatttggggttcAGCTTCTATTGTGTCCTTGTGAGATATGAGTTGAGAGCACTGTGCTGTTTTTGATATTAGGGGAAGTGCTGAGATTTGGAATGTGAGAATGTTGTTGAAGTCAGTCCGGTTCCGTTCTTCTCAGAAGAGAAACTTAGAACCTCCGGTCAGATTACCACACATCTGCTCCTCTGACGAGAAACCTGACATTTAGCTTTTTACCTGCGttaacatttctctctctccacccacctctcttatctttctgtctctgtcaccCCAGGGGACACTACACAGAGGATGAGATCCGCTCAGTATCCAACCCCTGCGGAATTGGATGCTTATGCTAAGAAGATTGCCAACAACCCCCTGACCATCAAGATCTTCCCCAACAGTGTCAAGGTCCCCCAGAGGAACCACGTGCGCCGCACAGTCAACGGGCTGGATACTTCAGGCCAGCGCTACAGCCCCTACCCCCCCTCTCAGGCCAACGCCAAGGCCGGCCTCCTTGCCATCGTCAAGGTGCCTGTCGTCAAGGGCATCCTCAAAGACTTTGACGGCAGCCGGTCGCGCCTGCACCCCTCTGGGGTCATCATGAACCCCCCTGGTCCTCGGGGGCCCTTTACAGCAGCGGTCTCGGCCAGCACTTTAAACCTTCACCAACCCCCTTCCCAAGGCCAGGGAGGGTCCCAGTCTCAGCAGAGCCTGAACCCTCAACTTGCGAGCCAGACTCACCCACAGACTCTACAACAGACCCACCCCCAGCAGCAGCAGGGCCTCAGACACCACCCACCCTGCATGCCTCAACAGCAGCACCCGCAACAGGGGCTGCCCAGGCCCCAGACACTGTCCCACCCCCAAGCACTGGGCCATCCCCAGCCTCCTTCTGGTCTCACCCTCTTGctccaacagcagcagcaacagcacctTCAGCAGCAGGGGCAGCCACCTCCTGGACTGCAGGGTGGCCGGAAGCTGCCCGATGCCGACGCACCGCCTAACGTTACAGTCTCTACCTCAACCATTCCGCTCACCATGGCTGCTGGCCTGAACCAGAGTCGCCAGCCAGACCTGAGCAGCATCGTGCACCAGATCAACCAGTTCTGCCAAGCCCGGGCCCAGGGGGCTGGAGCCACCTCCATGTGTGAGGGCCAGATTGCCAACCCCAGCCCCATCAGCCGCAACCTCTTCAACAATGCCTGCTCCAGGGTGTCCATGCACAGCAACCCGCACACCAACGCCTGCCCCCCCGGCCTGCCCCCACACCCCAACTGCATCATGTGTCCTGCAGACAAGGCTGCTGTCCCCGCTAACCCCCAAAACAACATGGCTGCCAtgaacaggatgcatgtttaccACAATGATCTCAAACAGCAGCAACACCAACATAATTTACAACAGCAGCACCAACAGCATTTACAACAGCAACACCAACAGCATTTacaacagcagcagcatcaacaacaacaacataatcaccaacagcagcagcagatgCGCTGGAACCAACAGCAGTTGGCTTATCTACAGCACATGCAGCAGGAGAGTGGGGGCCACCCCTGCAAGCATCCTTCTCGAATGGGCTACCCCCCGGAGCTGTGTGGGGGCCATTCATACAACCTGAAGCCTCCTATAGAGAagcccaccccctctcctcccatcaacaACAACGGCATGCCTGGGGGTCCACTGGCCCACTACACCAATGGTGGCCACTACTTCCAGCCACACGCTGTGTGGAACAGCAGCATCCTGCCCACGCCCAACAGCGACAGCTCTGGGTCTCAGGACCTGGCAATGCCGTTCCATGGGGGCACCACCACGCTAGACTGCGGCGGGCCCCCTGGGGGAGGCCATTACAGGCCCGGGGGCGGCggctccacctcctcttcctcctcctccagccagACTAGTCTGATGAAAACAGCAGATTACTTGGGCGGGGACTTTCAGACGCCCTGCTTCCGAGATCAGAATCTTGGGCTGATAGGCAAGATGCATAGGCCACCAATGAACAGGGTGGGGCCCGAGGTTGGCCCAGGGGACGGCAGAACCACTCAGATCCAGCACCCAGGGTACAGATAAGATAAGCTATGGCCGGCATTGTCTATACAGCCGTTATCAAAAACAAGAACCTTCTTCTTTTAGTCTTAAGAATGGAAAAACATCAAATACAATTAAATTAAGTAAAAATGAACACTGACATTAAAAAAAGGACAAATATATTTAATAAAGAGCAGTGTTTTCTTTTTTTGTAGTCAATCTTGCAAGTGATCAATTGATTTTGTAAATGAGTGCTTTCAGTAGGCACCCTCTAGGGAACGTTTCTTATGTATGTGATTGTCGTCATTCCCTACCTTTTTTCCCATCCTACCTGTCTGTCAGTGTGCCTGGATCTGAGGATACAGAGTTATTTTTACTTCAGATCTGTCCTAAGAGTTTTTTTTCTTTTAAGCATAAAAGATGTCTCCTGCAGACGATGAATGAAAATGCACTGATCGTTGATGGAGGAAAGAAAACACATTCTCATAAGGATCTTGATGTTTTTGCAGGGTCAGATGGGGGGTTTCTCCGCTCCGACTAGTTTTATTGGACAAGTGGCTAATTTTCACTTATTATGTTTACATGTGAATCTCGTTGTGACATCGAAATTaaaagcatatatatatatattttcctcttGAGAGATAATTAGTGAATGGTTCAGTGTGGAACTGTCAGTCACTGGACACTACAAAGTACAGATGGAGAGACTTGCCATATGCACATGTACAAAGAGGCTTCTTTTTCTTTTaacgtatttatttatttgtgtaaTAGGACTGTTTTATGAATCAGGTCACCCACTGTTCAAGGTTGATTCCTGTCTATCATCGAAGTATCTAATCTAATCAGGTTGATGTTTGTACAGAGtatagatatatactgtattGACATCTAGATCCTGCAGGGAGCAATTTAATGTGGGGACTGACTGGGGGAGCCAACCAACCGATGCGCTCTTGCTCAAAATGCTGCAATGAATTCAGGTGTCTGTTacaatccattttgtcaccattGCCAATTGAGGTTGGCAACATGATTGTGGAATaacatatttttatttaaatGGAGTGGGGAAAAAATCAAATCTGTTCATTCTGTCTGAATCCTGAAATGGCCAAAGTCACATAATTGACAAGGAAAAACACCTTTTAATATATGTGCCATTTTATGTTGGTTACATTTTTTCCTATAATTTTGGTAAACCCGAAAACTATTACTTGAATTGTTGAGATGCAAAGTTCTGTTTGGCAGTTGTTTAGTGAAGGGAGGGGGCTAGTTCAGGACTACACCTTACTACTGGAGTGGAAGAAATATAATTGTTACTAATATTATATTAGAAACTAGCGATGAACCAAACGATGAGTTTTGATCCTGAgttatgtttaaatgttttatttatcattaggttaggttaggtctAGTTGCTACTGATTCTGATATGAAGTGTGCTTGAAGAGACCAAATTGATCACTTGCAAGATCACTTGGAGTTAAACAAAGTTAAACAGCAAATGCATTGTTTATTTTATTGTACACTGGCTTACCTACTATACTACTAACTTtaaagtgtagtgtgtgtgtgtctgtgagaatgATGCCTGCTGACGTGGGTTGagtgtaaatgtgtgttttgtatgtgctagtgtgtgtctgtatgtgagaGTGGGTGGACACTGACATCCACATTCTGTTCACCTCCCTCCCAAACAGCCCTTAAAAAGCCTTAAGTATTTGGTCCTT
The sequence above is a segment of the Oncorhynchus gorbuscha isolate QuinsamMale2020 ecotype Even-year linkage group LG16, OgorEven_v1.0, whole genome shotgun sequence genome. Coding sequences within it:
- the fam222ba gene encoding protein FAM222B gives rise to the protein MLACLPGPGDLSLQLLSHTQMNTGLQKWDTTQRMRSAQYPTPAELDAYAKKIANNPLTIKIFPNSVKVPQRNHVRRTVNGLDTSGQRYSPYPPSQANAKAGLLAIVKVPVVKGILKDFDGSRSRLHPSGVIMNPPGPRGPFTAAVSASTLNLHQPPSQGQGGSQSQQSLNPQLASQTHPQTLQQTHPQQQQGLRHHPPCMPQQQHPQQGLPRPQTLSHPQALGHPQPPSGLTLLLQQQQQQHLQQQGQPPPGLQGGRKLPDADAPPNVTVSTSTIPLTMAAGLNQSRQPDLSSIVHQINQFCQARAQGAGATSMCEGQIANPSPISRNLFNNACSRVSMHSNPHTNACPPGLPPHPNCIMCPADKAAVPANPQNNMAAMNRMHVYHNDLKQQQHQHNLQQQHQQHLQQQHQQHLQQQQHQQQQHNHQQQQQMRWNQQQLAYLQHMQQESGGHPCKHPSRMGYPPELCGGHSYNLKPPIEKPTPSPPINNNGMPGGPLAHYTNGGHYFQPHAVWNSSILPTPNSDSSGSQDLAMPFHGGTTTLDCGGPPGGGHYRPGGGGSTSSSSSSSQTSLMKTADYLGGDFQTPCFRDQNLGLIGKMHRPPMNRVGPEVGPGDGRTTQIQHPGYR